One genomic segment of Deltaproteobacteria bacterium includes these proteins:
- a CDS encoding PKD domain-containing protein codes for MRVTNLAPAALTALLLSLACGQGGGIDPVPTARAWATPNSGRAPLTVDLVGDHLGGNDPVRYDWDFGDGATGEGEAVQHTFEMPGDNVVTLTVTDVDGDSDQTEVIIAVTPGILGATVRAVPELGLAPLTVAFTGEAAGGTPPYQFLWTYGDGQTDSVISPTHTFQNPGDYDVVFQVTDATGGTSQSGIRITASSTPVPLAVAAQAFPATGNAPLGVQFMATVNGGSPPYTYNWTFGDGASAQEADPFHGYATAGTFDAQLTVGDTGGNAASDTVTVSVGAPVRVLINEIRYDTTGTDDNCFIELVGDPSVSLTGFSLVGVNGETGTPYASYPLTGQNMPADGFLVLAQSSAHALTLAEADIRTEFANLQNGPDSLQLVKDGIVVDAVGYTNGTTGQTFAGLTFAGEGNPAAGVASEHSLGRNASSADTADNASDFRDFGTPTPGKPNN; via the coding sequence ATGCGCGTGACGAACCTGGCCCCGGCGGCGCTGACCGCCCTCCTCCTCTCCCTGGCCTGCGGCCAGGGGGGTGGCATCGACCCCGTCCCCACGGCCCGGGCCTGGGCGACGCCGAACAGCGGGCGCGCGCCCCTGACCGTCGATCTCGTCGGTGACCACCTCGGCGGGAACGATCCGGTGCGCTACGACTGGGACTTCGGCGACGGCGCCACCGGCGAGGGCGAGGCCGTCCAGCACACCTTCGAGATGCCGGGGGACAACGTCGTCACCCTCACGGTCACCGACGTCGACGGCGACTCGGATCAGACCGAGGTCATCATCGCGGTGACGCCCGGGATCCTCGGCGCGACCGTCCGCGCCGTGCCCGAGCTGGGCCTCGCGCCCCTCACCGTGGCCTTCACCGGCGAGGCCGCCGGTGGCACGCCGCCCTACCAGTTCCTCTGGACCTACGGCGACGGCCAGACCGACAGCGTCATCTCGCCGACCCACACCTTCCAGAACCCCGGGGACTACGACGTGGTCTTCCAGGTCACCGACGCGACGGGCGGCACCTCCCAGAGCGGCATCCGGATCACCGCCTCGTCCACCCCGGTGCCCCTGGCGGTGGCGGCCCAGGCCTTCCCGGCCACCGGCAACGCCCCCCTCGGCGTGCAGTTCATGGCCACCGTGAACGGCGGCAGCCCGCCCTACACCTACAACTGGACCTTCGGCGACGGCGCCAGCGCCCAGGAGGCGGACCCCTTCCACGGCTACGCCACCGCCGGCACCTTCGACGCCCAGCTCACCGTGGGCGACACCGGCGGCAACGCCGCCAGCGACACGGTCACCGTCAGCGTGGGCGCCCCGGTGCGGGTGCTGATCAACGAGATCCGCTACGACACGACCGGCACCGACGACAACTGCTTCATCGAGCTGGTCGGCGACCCCTCGGTCTCCCTCACCGGCTTCAGCCTGGTGGGCGTCAACGGCGAGACCGGCACCCCCTACGCCAGCTACCCCCTCACCGGCCAGAACATGCCGGCCGACGGCTTCCTGGTCCTGGCCCAGAGCAGCGCCCACGCGCTCACCCTGGCCGAGGCCGACATCCGCACCGAGTTCGCCAACCTGCAGAACGGCCCGGACAGCCTCCAGCTGGTGAAGGACGGCATCGTGGTCGACGCGGTCGGCTACACCAACGGCACCACCGGGCAGACCTTCGCCGGCCTCACCTTCGCCGGCGAGGGCAACCCCGCCGCCGGCGTCGCCTCCGAGCACTCGCTGGGCCGCAACGCCAGCTCAGCCGACACCGCGGACAACGCCAGCGACTTCCGCGACTTCGGTACGCCGACCCCGGGGAAGCCCAACAACTGA
- a CDS encoding sigma 54-interacting transcriptional regulator, protein MPSLFIKPPGKDAIQVALFKRITSVGRGAANDIVIDDPEVAEAALTLTADGATWMAEALPGTDLLLGGKKKRRAELGAGESFAVGGTVIEIRPETAPTATVKATPIKVTDAGGSQAGKLAALQTLHDFSRRLLGGYDLPRLLDALLDAIIEVTRADKGFLILLEEGELRIQGARNLDQQTIEDAVSRVSDSIIAKVVQERAPIIVSDAMRDESFSASESVVNLKLCSVMCAPLIHKGELLGLLYVGNDSVVALFEPADLEVLTVFAAQASLIIANALLVSDLQEETVELRRALEDKRFGEIIGACDAMLDVFRKIEKVASTDISVMITGETGTGKELVAREIHRCSTRAEGPFVAINCGAIPENLLESELFGHVRGAFTGATANREGRFQAAHGGTLFLDEIGELPPQLQVKLLRAIQEKTITRVGDVKPQRVDIRILAATNRNLEEEIKSGAFREDLYYRLNVITLHLPPLRDRGEDVLVIARYLLEKFAAEHGSKVRSFSPAAVKAIRRFTWPGNIRQLENRLRKAVVLADRSAVTPSDLDLDEASFEAVLPLQEALEVYKSDYINRVLERNGGNRTKTARDLGVDPRTIFRHLERMNTDEEA, encoded by the coding sequence ATGCCCAGCCTCTTCATCAAGCCCCCCGGCAAGGACGCCATCCAGGTGGCCCTCTTCAAGCGGATCACCTCCGTGGGCCGGGGCGCGGCGAACGACATCGTCATCGACGACCCCGAGGTCGCCGAGGCCGCCCTCACCCTCACCGCCGACGGCGCCACCTGGATGGCCGAGGCCCTCCCGGGCACCGACCTCCTCCTCGGCGGCAAGAAGAAGCGCCGGGCCGAGCTGGGCGCGGGCGAGAGCTTCGCCGTGGGCGGCACGGTGATCGAGATCCGCCCCGAGACCGCCCCCACCGCCACGGTGAAGGCCACCCCGATCAAGGTGACCGACGCCGGGGGGAGCCAGGCCGGCAAGCTCGCGGCCCTCCAGACCCTCCACGACTTCTCGCGGCGCCTCCTCGGCGGCTACGACCTTCCCCGCCTCCTCGACGCCCTCCTCGACGCCATCATCGAGGTGACCCGGGCGGACAAGGGCTTCCTGATCCTCCTCGAGGAGGGCGAGCTGCGCATCCAGGGCGCCCGGAACCTCGACCAGCAGACGATCGAGGACGCGGTCTCGCGGGTCAGTGACTCGATCATCGCCAAGGTCGTGCAGGAGCGCGCGCCGATCATCGTCAGCGACGCGATGCGGGACGAGAGCTTCTCGGCCTCCGAGTCGGTGGTGAACCTCAAGCTCTGCTCGGTGATGTGCGCGCCCCTGATCCACAAGGGCGAGCTCCTCGGCCTGCTCTACGTCGGCAACGACAGCGTGGTCGCGCTCTTCGAGCCCGCCGACCTGGAGGTGCTCACGGTCTTCGCGGCCCAGGCCTCGCTGATCATCGCCAACGCCCTGCTGGTCAGCGACCTGCAGGAGGAGACCGTCGAGCTGCGCCGGGCCCTGGAGGACAAGCGCTTCGGCGAGATCATCGGCGCCTGCGACGCCATGCTCGACGTCTTCCGGAAGATCGAGAAGGTCGCCTCCACCGACATCTCGGTGATGATCACCGGCGAGACCGGCACCGGGAAGGAGCTGGTCGCCCGGGAGATCCACCGCTGCTCGACCCGCGCCGAGGGCCCCTTCGTGGCCATCAACTGCGGCGCCATCCCCGAGAACCTGCTGGAGTCCGAGCTCTTCGGGCACGTGCGGGGCGCCTTCACCGGCGCGACCGCCAACCGCGAGGGCCGCTTCCAGGCCGCCCACGGCGGCACCCTCTTCCTCGACGAGATCGGCGAGCTGCCACCCCAGCTCCAGGTGAAGCTCCTGCGGGCGATCCAGGAGAAGACCATCACCCGGGTGGGCGACGTGAAGCCCCAGCGGGTGGACATCCGGATCCTGGCCGCGACGAACCGCAACCTCGAGGAGGAGATCAAGAGCGGCGCCTTCCGCGAGGATCTCTACTACCGCCTCAACGTCATCACGCTGCACCTGCCGCCCCTGCGCGACCGCGGCGAGGACGTGCTGGTCATCGCCCGCTACCTGCTGGAGAAGTTCGCCGCCGAGCACGGCAGCAAGGTGAGGAGCTTCTCCCCCGCCGCGGTGAAGGCCATCCGCCGCTTCACCTGGCCCGGGAACATCCGGCAGCTGGAGAACCGCCTGCGCAAGGCGGTGGTCCTGGCGGATCGCAGCGCGGTGACCCCCTCGGATCTCGACCTGGACGAGGCCTCCTTCGAGGCGGTGCTGCCCCTCCAGGAGGCCCTCGAGGTCTACAAGAGCGACTACATCAACCGGGTGCTGGAGCGGAACGGCGGCAACCGGACCAAGACGGCGAGGGACCTGGGGGTCGATCCCCGGACCATCTTCCGGCACCTGGAGAGGATGAACACCGATGAAGAGGCATGA
- a CDS encoding tetratricopeptide repeat protein, which translates to MRRRLLIVALAALLFPLGASAAGDPQLKRAQDRFQYGDYADAVQQVSRLLEQNRLTSDESLVEAHRILGLAYYYLDRKEEARSALVSLLSVDPDFKLDPFFYPPKVVEFFDQVKAENETLLAPIREQKARIEAERFRAEQARLRLLEEERKRREEAAERLQPSEVVERVEENHPYLLNWLPFGVGQFQNGDVLKGSLLAGGQTLAAGASVLGYLVTANLRTCKPLTIPGGSLGQPDQEGQRCGIPEGSQNLAATMISMKWIAGAAFWGLFAYGIIDAHLHWEPVVLRSQTTRKLPTAPPTEATSEPPSTSTDTSTGSPETPDAGPTPQARLHLAPWFGPKAAGATLVLTF; encoded by the coding sequence ATGAGGCGGCGCCTGCTGATCGTGGCGCTCGCCGCCCTCCTCTTCCCCCTCGGCGCCAGCGCGGCGGGCGACCCCCAGCTGAAGCGGGCGCAGGACCGCTTCCAGTACGGCGACTACGCCGACGCGGTGCAGCAGGTGAGCCGCCTGCTGGAGCAGAACCGCCTGACCTCGGACGAGTCCCTGGTCGAGGCCCACCGCATCCTCGGCCTCGCCTACTACTACCTGGACCGCAAGGAGGAGGCCCGCAGCGCCCTCGTCAGCCTCCTCTCGGTGGATCCCGACTTCAAGCTGGACCCCTTCTTCTACCCGCCGAAGGTGGTCGAGTTCTTCGATCAGGTGAAGGCCGAGAACGAGACCCTGCTCGCCCCCATCCGGGAGCAGAAGGCGCGGATCGAGGCCGAGCGCTTCCGGGCCGAGCAGGCCCGCCTGCGGCTCCTGGAGGAGGAGCGCAAGCGCCGGGAGGAGGCGGCCGAGCGGCTGCAGCCCTCGGAGGTGGTCGAGCGGGTCGAGGAGAACCACCCCTACCTCCTCAACTGGCTGCCCTTCGGCGTCGGTCAGTTCCAGAACGGCGACGTCCTCAAGGGCAGCCTCCTCGCCGGCGGCCAGACCCTCGCCGCGGGCGCCAGCGTGCTGGGCTACCTCGTCACCGCGAACCTGCGGACCTGCAAGCCCCTGACGATCCCCGGCGGCTCCCTCGGGCAGCCCGACCAGGAGGGGCAGCGCTGCGGCATCCCCGAGGGCAGCCAGAACCTCGCGGCGACCATGATCTCGATGAAGTGGATCGCGGGCGCGGCCTTCTGGGGCCTCTTCGCCTACGGGATCATCGACGCCCACCTCCACTGGGAGCCCGTCGTCCTCCGCTCCCAGACCACCCGCAAGCTGCCCACAGCACCGCCGACCGAAGCGACCTCCGAACCGCCGTCCACGTCCACGGACACGTCCACGGGTTCGCCCGAGACCCCCGACGCCGGCCCCACCCCCCAGGCCCGCCTCCACCTCGCCCCCTGGTTCGGCCCGAAGGCCGCCGGAGCCACCCTGGTCCTCACCTTCTAG
- a CDS encoding PKD domain-containing protein: MMRSSPVVPLSLSTLLLALAATGCPQEPTPSDSVPRATATADRLAGTAPLTVSFVGEGTGGDEPLIYAWDFGDGETATTADALHTFVLPGSYQATLRVTDADGDFDEDALTVDVTAAPLSATPMADPSSGRAPLSVQFSVGVQGGVGPYTFEWDFADGNRSSLESPTHTFAAGGQFDVLVTVQDSNLVSASGQVKVTVASDDQPAAALSASPTSGIAPLTVAFEGRATGGNAPLSFSWDFGDGATADRASTSHTYQSPGTYTALLTVVDADGDQDSRSVEIVVTDNSAPSVSVSANPDKGIAPLTVAFTSSVSGGDAPLSFAWIFGDGSTSTLQNPSHTYATAGTYTAQLTVTDANGDPATASAAIEVGNDDVPIVSGSATPSSGRAPLTVSFNASAQGGNAPLSFAWDFGDGGTSTLQNPSHTFSTAGTYQATVQVSDADGDTDSTTVVVNVTTNAQPQVTASASPSSGREPLPVSFFASVQGGDAPLSWQWSFGDGSPGSTTQNPTHTYAAAGTYQAQVTVMDADGDADSAQLTISVSSNSQPTARAFADVTQGIAPLKVNFSGSVTGGNAPITYDWAFGNGATGSGQATSYTYPAAGSFTVVLTVTDADGDQASDSLIIGVASNQVPTVSATATPASGAAPLTVAFDATASGGDAPLTYAWDFGDGSQAAVEDPSHTYGLDGVYNASVIVTDANGDSSSATVEVVVQQALPDYAISGLQVDVQGSVVVYSVTVQNAGNTASPGTWVDFYYDRVSAPAIGDFGDYTWVDGLAAGASTTVSVALSVQPGTYQAWAQIDANDDVTESNETNGVIGPVSYEVFGPMLINEVFYDSPGADTGTFVELSGPPGTSLDGYALVGVNGADGSQYVSIDLTGLSVRSDGFLVVAQDGTVDPTQVDLVNAGVDLQNGPDNLLLTWNANVLDAVGYGVFGAGTTFSGELAAAPGAAGKPLGRPRGSTDTDDNSVDFVVLDLPSPGAANPVVGDTCAFPIPLLASGTLTHSTAGAVDNYHALNCGGISAPYTAEPDVVYEVVLTAGQTLTAELTSAATGFDSVMYLRSNCTTQSNELVCDDDGAVASLLSKVVYTSSAGGTYYLIVDGYGGATDDFGTFSMTVNIQ, translated from the coding sequence ATGATGCGCAGTTCGCCGGTGGTCCCCCTCTCCCTCTCCACCCTCCTCCTGGCCCTCGCCGCGACCGGCTGTCCCCAGGAGCCCACCCCCTCGGACAGCGTCCCCCGGGCCACCGCCACCGCCGATCGGCTGGCGGGCACCGCGCCGCTGACGGTCTCCTTCGTCGGTGAGGGGACGGGCGGAGACGAGCCGCTGATCTACGCCTGGGACTTCGGAGACGGCGAGACCGCCACCACCGCGGACGCCCTCCACACCTTCGTCCTGCCCGGGAGCTACCAGGCCACCCTGCGGGTCACCGACGCCGACGGCGACTTCGACGAGGACGCCCTCACCGTCGACGTCACCGCCGCCCCCCTCTCGGCGACCCCGATGGCCGATCCCTCCTCCGGCCGGGCCCCGCTCTCCGTGCAGTTCTCGGTGGGGGTCCAGGGGGGCGTCGGCCCCTACACCTTCGAGTGGGACTTCGCCGACGGCAACCGCTCCAGCCTCGAGTCCCCCACCCACACCTTCGCTGCCGGTGGGCAGTTCGACGTGCTGGTGACGGTGCAGGACAGCAACCTGGTCTCGGCCTCCGGTCAGGTGAAGGTGACCGTCGCCAGCGACGACCAGCCGGCCGCGGCGCTCTCGGCCTCTCCGACCTCGGGCATCGCCCCCCTCACCGTGGCCTTCGAGGGCCGGGCGACCGGCGGCAACGCCCCCCTCTCCTTCTCCTGGGACTTCGGTGACGGCGCGACCGCGGATCGGGCCAGCACCTCCCACACCTACCAGAGCCCCGGCACCTACACGGCGCTGCTCACCGTCGTCGACGCCGACGGCGACCAGGACTCTCGCAGCGTCGAGATCGTCGTCACCGACAACTCGGCCCCCTCCGTGAGCGTGTCCGCCAACCCGGACAAGGGCATCGCGCCCCTCACCGTGGCCTTCACCTCCTCGGTGAGCGGCGGCGACGCCCCCCTCTCCTTCGCCTGGATCTTCGGGGACGGCAGCACCTCGACCCTCCAGAACCCCAGCCACACCTACGCCACGGCCGGCACCTACACCGCGCAGCTCACGGTCACCGACGCCAACGGCGATCCGGCCACCGCCTCGGCCGCGATCGAGGTGGGCAACGACGACGTGCCCATCGTCTCGGGCAGCGCCACGCCGAGCAGCGGCCGCGCGCCCCTGACGGTCTCCTTCAACGCCTCGGCCCAGGGCGGCAACGCCCCGCTCTCCTTCGCCTGGGACTTCGGCGACGGCGGGACCTCGACCCTCCAGAACCCCAGCCACACCTTCTCCACCGCCGGGACCTACCAGGCGACGGTGCAGGTCAGCGACGCCGACGGCGACACCGACTCCACCACCGTGGTGGTGAACGTCACCACGAACGCCCAGCCCCAGGTCACCGCCTCGGCCTCGCCCTCCTCGGGCCGAGAGCCCCTGCCGGTCTCCTTCTTCGCCTCGGTGCAGGGCGGCGACGCTCCCCTCAGCTGGCAGTGGAGCTTCGGTGACGGCTCCCCGGGCTCGACCACCCAGAACCCGACCCACACCTACGCCGCCGCGGGCACCTACCAGGCCCAGGTGACGGTCATGGACGCCGACGGGGACGCGGACAGCGCGCAGCTGACGATCTCGGTCTCCTCCAACAGCCAGCCCACGGCCCGGGCCTTCGCCGACGTGACCCAGGGCATCGCGCCCCTGAAGGTGAACTTCTCCGGCTCGGTCACCGGCGGCAACGCCCCCATCACCTACGACTGGGCCTTCGGGAACGGCGCCACCGGCAGCGGCCAGGCGACCTCCTACACCTACCCGGCCGCGGGCTCCTTCACCGTGGTGCTCACCGTCACCGACGCCGACGGCGACCAGGCCAGCGACAGCCTGATCATCGGCGTGGCCAGCAACCAGGTGCCCACGGTCTCGGCGACGGCGACCCCGGCCAGCGGGGCGGCCCCCCTGACGGTGGCCTTCGACGCCACGGCCAGCGGCGGCGACGCCCCCCTCACCTACGCCTGGGACTTCGGCGACGGCTCGCAGGCCGCGGTCGAGGACCCCTCCCACACCTACGGCCTGGACGGGGTCTACAACGCCTCGGTGATCGTCACCGACGCCAACGGCGACTCGTCCAGCGCCACCGTCGAGGTCGTGGTGCAGCAGGCCCTGCCCGACTACGCGATCTCCGGACTGCAGGTGGACGTGCAGGGCTCGGTGGTCGTCTACTCGGTGACCGTCCAGAACGCCGGCAACACCGCCAGCCCGGGCACCTGGGTCGACTTCTACTACGACCGGGTCTCGGCCCCGGCGATCGGCGACTTCGGCGACTACACCTGGGTGGATGGCCTGGCGGCGGGCGCCTCCACGACCGTCTCGGTGGCCCTGAGCGTGCAGCCGGGCACCTATCAGGCCTGGGCGCAGATCGACGCGAACGACGACGTCACCGAGTCGAACGAGACCAACGGCGTCATCGGCCCCGTCTCCTACGAGGTCTTCGGGCCGATGCTCATCAACGAGGTCTTCTACGACTCCCCCGGCGCCGACACCGGCACCTTCGTCGAGCTCTCCGGTCCCCCGGGCACCTCCCTGGACGGCTACGCCCTGGTGGGCGTGAACGGCGCGGACGGCAGCCAGTACGTCAGCATCGATCTCACCGGCCTCTCGGTGCGCAGCGACGGCTTCCTCGTGGTCGCCCAGGACGGCACCGTCGATCCGACCCAGGTCGACCTGGTGAACGCCGGCGTCGACCTGCAGAACGGCCCGGACAACCTCCTGCTGACCTGGAACGCCAACGTGCTGGACGCCGTCGGCTACGGCGTGTTCGGCGCCGGCACGACCTTCTCCGGCGAGCTGGCGGCCGCCCCGGGCGCCGCGGGCAAGCCCCTCGGCCGCCCCCGCGGCAGCACCGACACCGACGACAACAGCGTGGACTTCGTGGTCCTCGACCTCCCCTCCCCCGGCGCGGCCAACCCCGTGGTGGGCGACACCTGCGCGTTCCCCATCCCCCTGCTGGCCTCCGGCACCCTCACCCACAGCACCGCCGGCGCGGTGGACAACTACCACGCCCTGAACTGCGGCGGGATCTCGGCCCCCTACACCGCCGAGCCCGACGTGGTCTACGAGGTGGTCCTCACGGCCGGCCAGACCCTGACCGCCGAGCTGACCTCGGCCGCGACGGGCTTCGACTCGGTGATGTACCTGCGCTCGAACTGCACCACCCAGTCCAACGAGCTGGTCTGCGACGACGACGGCGCGGTGGCGAGCCTCCTCTCGAAGGTGGTCTACACTTCCAGCGCGGGCGGCACCTACTACCTGATCGTCGACGGGTACGGTGGCGCCACCGACGACTTCGGAACCTTCTCGATGACGGTGAACATCCAGTGA
- a CDS encoding carboxypeptidase-like regulatory domain-containing protein: MKRNLLMLPLLAALAGCAAMDGMNFLPEVECFDDSECYAGQQCSFARCTWQPEFALDLEVTPLPASGYLFQSVEAIDFDRTEPLKVLVAEPLLLSLESPVEASARFTTSEGLRRSRTFETLLEIDQGTTQARAELALMAGVRDGASDALIPMAYDLVAEPLAGGCCGGAGECTAPVRQSGVVPTADSTFVLPLDLATAPVILTGQVLVSEANWTPVENLQVQLFDPATGVRSLASHTDPEGRFCLAVVRPPAGSAHRMTLRLGPSESRPTLEFDAIEVGADDLDLGAYFTGDHGTPVTVTGNKIVGPDQAPVQGARVSLVGEVETSGTFRQTAVSDELGRFEVRLLAGTYLAQISTPEDSPLASATVASFVVSSDPTIAPAPLEVQLLPRPVLRGAVRDGQTDTPVEDLEVVASRIVPTGPSEEAPVMQTFRTRTDAEGKYVLPVDAGSYLMHFRPRGGSGLPWSVGHAVTVNEADLSLETVVLDAPALLSGTVLGERADALSETLGGSQVEIVGRTPDGRLYPVGEAWADEAGVFEAVLPQSLAGGSGL, translated from the coding sequence GTGAAGCGAAACCTCCTCATGCTGCCGCTCCTGGCGGCCCTCGCCGGCTGCGCCGCGATGGACGGGATGAACTTCCTCCCGGAGGTGGAGTGCTTCGACGACTCGGAGTGCTACGCCGGTCAGCAGTGCAGCTTCGCCCGCTGCACCTGGCAGCCCGAGTTCGCGCTGGACCTCGAGGTCACCCCCCTCCCCGCCTCCGGCTACCTCTTCCAGTCGGTGGAGGCCATCGACTTCGACCGGACCGAGCCGCTGAAGGTCCTGGTGGCCGAGCCCCTCCTCCTCTCCCTGGAGTCCCCGGTGGAGGCCAGCGCGCGCTTCACGACCTCCGAGGGCCTGCGCCGCTCCCGCACCTTCGAGACCCTGCTCGAGATCGATCAGGGCACCACCCAGGCCCGCGCCGAGCTGGCCCTGATGGCCGGCGTGCGGGACGGCGCCAGCGACGCGCTGATCCCGATGGCCTACGACCTGGTGGCCGAGCCCCTGGCGGGCGGCTGCTGCGGGGGCGCGGGCGAGTGCACGGCCCCGGTGCGGCAGAGCGGCGTGGTCCCCACCGCCGACTCCACCTTCGTGCTCCCCCTGGATTTGGCCACCGCCCCGGTGATCCTCACCGGCCAGGTCCTGGTCTCCGAGGCCAACTGGACCCCGGTGGAGAACCTGCAGGTCCAGCTCTTCGATCCCGCCACCGGCGTGCGCAGCCTGGCCTCCCACACCGACCCCGAGGGGCGCTTCTGCCTGGCCGTGGTCCGGCCGCCCGCCGGCAGCGCCCACCGGATGACCCTGCGCCTGGGCCCCTCCGAGTCCCGCCCCACCCTCGAGTTCGACGCGATCGAGGTCGGCGCCGACGACCTCGACCTCGGGGCCTACTTCACCGGCGACCACGGGACCCCGGTCACCGTCACCGGCAACAAGATCGTCGGCCCCGATCAGGCGCCGGTGCAGGGCGCCCGGGTGAGCCTGGTCGGCGAGGTCGAGACCTCGGGCACCTTCCGCCAGACCGCGGTGTCCGACGAGCTGGGCCGCTTCGAGGTGCGCCTGCTGGCCGGCACCTACCTGGCCCAGATCAGCACCCCCGAGGACTCGCCCCTGGCGAGCGCCACCGTGGCGAGCTTCGTGGTCTCCAGCGATCCCACCATCGCCCCGGCCCCCCTCGAGGTCCAGCTCCTGCCCCGCCCGGTGCTGCGCGGCGCCGTGCGGGACGGCCAGACCGACACGCCGGTCGAGGACCTGGAGGTCGTCGCCTCCCGCATCGTCCCGACGGGACCGAGCGAGGAGGCCCCGGTGATGCAGACCTTCCGGACCCGCACCGACGCCGAGGGCAAGTACGTCCTGCCGGTGGACGCGGGCAGCTACCTCATGCACTTCCGCCCGCGGGGCGGCTCGGGCCTGCCCTGGAGCGTCGGCCACGCCGTCACCGTGAACGAGGCGGACTTGAGCCTCGAGACGGTCGTCCTCGACGCGCCGGCCCTCCTCTCGGGGACGGTGCTCGGCGAGCGGGCCGACGCCCTCTCCGAGACCCTCGGCGGCTCGCAGGTCGAGATCGTCGGCCGCACCCCCGACGGCCGCCTCTACCCCGTGGGCGAGGCCTGGGCCGACGAGGCGGGGGTCTTCGAGGCGGTCCTGCCCCAGAGCCTGGCCGGCGGATCGGGCCTCTGA